In one window of Protaetiibacter larvae DNA:
- a CDS encoding NAD(P)/FAD-dependent oxidoreductase, which translates to MQRADREVAMSSYRELSYWHGSVGASGDALEQRPGLDGDADADVVIVGGGLTGLWTAWYLLEAEPDARILVIEKEIAGFGASGRNGGWCSALFPRSTASLAKAHGRDAAIAMRRAMIDTVDEVGRAAATAGIDCDYLRGGTVVYARSEVQERAARADVAETAEYGVDTLAWWGPDRVRAAGARGGTFDPNCARLHPAKLVRGLARSLEQRGVRIAEGTTATRVETGRVETDRGVVRCDRVVIALEGYGAQLPQTHRRVLPLYSLMIATEPLPDELWDELDLPHGRTFSDYRHLIVYGQRTADNRFAFGGRGARYHLGSAIKPEFDRAERVFAHLRRTLGELFPAIGDVAVTHRWGGPLGVPRDWHAAVRYDPATRIGTAGGYVGDGLSTTNLAGRTLAQLLTGADTELTRLPWVGHRSRDWEPEPLRFAGANAGLLAMTAADLEERVTHRPSLVARAMGPLVGH; encoded by the coding sequence ATGCAGCGCGCCGATCGCGAGGTCGCGATGAGCAGCTACCGGGAGCTGTCGTACTGGCACGGCTCGGTCGGCGCCTCGGGCGATGCGCTCGAGCAGCGGCCGGGGCTCGACGGGGACGCCGATGCGGACGTCGTGATCGTCGGCGGCGGACTCACCGGGCTCTGGACGGCGTGGTATCTGCTCGAGGCGGAGCCGGACGCGCGCATCCTGGTGATCGAGAAGGAGATCGCGGGTTTCGGGGCGTCCGGCCGCAACGGCGGCTGGTGCAGCGCCCTCTTCCCGCGGTCCACCGCATCCCTCGCGAAGGCCCACGGCCGGGATGCCGCGATCGCCATGCGACGCGCCATGATCGACACGGTCGATGAGGTAGGGCGCGCGGCGGCGACGGCAGGGATCGACTGCGACTACCTCCGCGGGGGCACCGTCGTCTACGCGCGCTCGGAGGTGCAGGAGCGCGCCGCCCGCGCCGACGTCGCGGAGACCGCGGAGTACGGGGTCGACACTCTCGCATGGTGGGGGCCGGACCGCGTGCGAGCGGCGGGAGCGCGCGGCGGCACCTTCGATCCGAACTGCGCGCGGCTGCATCCCGCGAAGCTCGTGCGCGGGCTCGCCCGCTCGCTCGAGCAACGCGGGGTGCGGATCGCCGAAGGCACCACGGCGACGCGTGTCGAGACCGGTCGCGTCGAGACGGACCGCGGTGTCGTCCGCTGCGACCGCGTCGTGATCGCGCTCGAAGGCTACGGGGCGCAACTCCCCCAGACGCACCGACGCGTGCTGCCGCTGTATTCGCTCATGATCGCGACCGAACCGCTCCCGGACGAGCTCTGGGACGAGCTCGACCTCCCGCACGGACGCACCTTCAGCGACTACCGGCACCTCATCGTCTACGGGCAGCGCACCGCCGACAACCGCTTCGCCTTCGGCGGTCGCGGCGCCCGCTACCATCTCGGCAGTGCCATCAAGCCCGAGTTCGACCGCGCCGAACGGGTCTTCGCCCACCTGCGGCGCACCCTCGGCGAGCTGTTCCCGGCGATCGGCGACGTCGCGGTGACGCACCGTTGGGGTGGCCCCCTGGGGGTGCCCCGCGACTGGCACGCCGCCGTGCGCTACGACCCCGCCACGCGGATCGGCACCGCGGGCGGCTATGTGGGCGACGGCCTGTCGACCACGAACCTCGCGGGGCGCACCCTCGCCCAGCTGCTGACGGGCGCCGACACCGAGCTCACGCGACTGCCGTGGGTGGGACACCGCTCCCGCGACTGGGAGCCGGAGCCGCTGCGCTTCGCGGGCGCCAACGCGGGCCTGCTCGCCATGACCGCCGCCGACCTCGAGGAGCGCGTCACCCATCGTCCCTCGCTCGTGGCGCGCGCCATGGGTCCGCTCGTCGGGCATTGA
- a CDS encoding YaaA family protein, translating into MLILLPPSETKRDGGEPASRLAMNRLGFRSLDAPRQLAISALLELSEDPAAAAAALKLGPTQAHEAERNRRVRRAPVLPALDRYDGVLYDALDAASLPAHARAFAHEHLAISSALFGLTRGLDPIPAYRLSADSRLPGISLTRLWREPVRAALARVDGLVLDLRSEAYAALGPAPVRDDSLFVRVVTEDGGRRRALNHFNKAGKGTLARALMLAGIDHPDPASLLAWAASAGIRLEQGAPGELELVL; encoded by the coding sequence GTGCTGATCCTGCTGCCGCCGTCCGAGACCAAGCGCGACGGAGGCGAACCCGCATCGCGACTCGCCATGAATCGGCTCGGTTTCCGGTCGCTCGACGCCCCGCGGCAGCTCGCGATCTCGGCGCTCCTCGAGCTCTCCGAGGATCCCGCGGCGGCCGCCGCGGCACTCAAGCTCGGGCCCACCCAGGCCCACGAGGCGGAACGCAACCGTCGCGTCCGCCGTGCCCCCGTGCTCCCGGCGCTCGACCGATACGACGGCGTGCTGTACGACGCGCTCGACGCGGCGAGCCTCCCGGCTCACGCTCGTGCCTTCGCCCACGAGCACCTCGCGATCTCCTCGGCGCTGTTCGGACTCACCCGCGGGCTCGACCCCATCCCGGCGTACCGTCTCTCCGCCGATTCCCGCCTGCCCGGGATCTCGCTCACGAGGCTCTGGCGCGAGCCGGTCCGGGCGGCACTCGCGCGCGTCGACGGCCTCGTGCTCGACCTGCGCTCGGAGGCCTACGCCGCGCTCGGGCCGGCGCCGGTCCGCGACGACTCGCTTTTCGTGCGCGTCGTGACCGAGGACGGTGGGCGTCGGCGTGCCCTCAACCACTTCAACAAGGCAGGCAAGGGCACCCTCGCGCGTGCCCTGATGCTCGCCGGCATCGATCATCCGGATCCGGCGTCGTTGCTCGCGTGGGCTGCCTCCGCGGGCATCCGACTCGAGCAGGGGGCGCCGGGAGAGCTCGAGCTCGTTCTCTAG
- a CDS encoding Lrp/AsnC family transcriptional regulator, with amino-acid sequence MAPRNRPIALDEVSKAIIEQLQEDGRRSYAEIGKAVGLSEAAVRQRVQKLQESGVMQVVAVTDPMQLGFYRQAMVGVRVTGDSRIVAQRLGEIPAVDYVVLTAGSFDILAEVVCENDDDLIELLNQEIRRIDGVQSTETFVYLKLHKQLYNWGTR; translated from the coding sequence CCATCGCCCTCGACGAGGTGTCGAAGGCGATCATCGAGCAGCTGCAGGAGGACGGCCGCCGCTCCTACGCCGAGATCGGCAAAGCGGTGGGCCTCTCCGAGGCGGCCGTGCGCCAGCGCGTGCAGAAGCTGCAGGAGTCCGGGGTCATGCAGGTCGTCGCCGTGACCGACCCCATGCAGCTCGGCTTCTACCGGCAGGCGATGGTCGGCGTCCGGGTGACCGGCGACAGCCGGATCGTCGCACAGCGGCTGGGCGAGATCCCCGCCGTCGACTACGTGGTGCTCACGGCCGGGAGCTTCGACATCCTCGCCGAAGTCGTCTGCGAGAACGACGACGACCTCATCGAGCTGCTCAACCAGGAGATCCGGCGCATCGACGGCGTGCAGTCGACCGAGACCTTCGTCTACCTGAAGCTGCACAAGCAGCTCTACAACTGGGGAACCAGGTGA
- a CDS encoding methylated-DNA--[protein]-cysteine S-methyltransferase, with protein MTTPDSALDPALDSAIDPVALRRLESPIGRIEVVGDGTAIISLAIEHEGALPHDELDERPDEVTSRAVAQLEEYFAGHRHDFDLPVALPGTVFQQAVWEQLVELEWGEVISYGELGHATGRASAGRAVGGAVGANPIPIIVPCHRVLASDGRITGYSAGEGIATKSWLLAHEGVAHKLPRPAA; from the coding sequence ATGACCACCCCCGACTCCGCACTCGACCCCGCACTCGACTCCGCGATCGACCCCGTCGCGCTCCGCCGCCTCGAGAGCCCCATCGGCCGCATCGAGGTCGTCGGCGACGGCACTGCGATCATCTCGCTCGCGATCGAACACGAAGGCGCCCTCCCCCACGACGAGCTCGACGAGCGTCCCGACGAGGTCACCTCGCGCGCCGTCGCGCAACTCGAGGAGTACTTCGCGGGCCACCGCCACGACTTCGACCTGCCCGTCGCCCTGCCCGGCACGGTGTTCCAGCAGGCCGTCTGGGAGCAGCTCGTCGAGCTGGAATGGGGCGAGGTGATCTCCTACGGCGAGCTCGGGCACGCCACCGGCCGCGCGAGCGCGGGTCGCGCGGTGGGCGGCGCGGTCGGCGCCAACCCGATCCCGATCATCGTGCCGTGCCATCGGGTGCTCGCCTCGGACGGCCGCATCACGGGCTACTCCGCCGGTGAGGGCATCGCCACCAAGTCGTGGCTGCTCGCGCACGAGGGCGTCGCCCACAAGCTCCCGCGTCCCGCGGCGTGA
- the atpD gene encoding F0F1 ATP synthase subunit beta yields the protein MATATKKAPASEAPAEFGVGRVARVTGPVVDIEFPHDAIPGIYNALTTDITIGEQTTTITLEVAQHLGDDLVRAIALKPTDGIVRGQEVRDTGAAISVPVGDVTKGKVFNVTGEILNGAPGETVEITERWPIHRKPPAFDQLESKTQLFETGIKVIDLLTPYVQGGKIGLFGGAGVGKTVLIQEMIQRVAQDHGGVSVFAGVGERTREGNDLIHEMEEAGVFDKTALVFGQMDEPPGTRLRVALSALTMAEYFRDVQKQDVLLFIDNIFRFTQAGSEVSTLLGRMPSAVGYQPNLADEMGVLQERITSTRGHSITSLQAIYVPADDYTDPAPATTFAHLDATTELSREIASKGLYPAVDPLSSTSRIMDPRYLGDDHYRVATSVKAILQKNKELQEIIAILGVDELSEEDKITVSRARRIQQFLSQNTYMAKKFTGVEGSTVPLRDTIESFDAIVRGDFDHVAEQAFFNVGSISDVEARWAELQKENG from the coding sequence ATGGCTACCGCAACCAAGAAGGCTCCGGCGTCGGAGGCTCCCGCTGAGTTCGGCGTCGGGCGCGTCGCGCGCGTCACGGGCCCCGTCGTCGACATCGAGTTCCCGCACGACGCGATCCCGGGCATCTACAACGCCCTCACGACCGACATCACGATCGGCGAGCAGACCACCACCATCACGCTCGAGGTCGCCCAGCACCTCGGCGACGACCTCGTGCGTGCCATCGCCCTCAAGCCGACCGATGGCATCGTCCGCGGCCAGGAGGTGCGCGACACGGGAGCCGCGATCTCGGTTCCGGTCGGCGACGTCACCAAGGGCAAGGTCTTCAACGTCACCGGTGAGATCCTCAACGGGGCCCCCGGCGAGACGGTCGAGATCACCGAGCGCTGGCCCATCCACCGCAAGCCCCCGGCCTTCGACCAGCTCGAGTCGAAGACGCAGCTCTTCGAGACCGGCATCAAGGTCATCGACCTGCTGACCCCCTACGTGCAGGGTGGCAAGATCGGCCTCTTCGGCGGCGCGGGCGTCGGCAAGACCGTGCTCATCCAGGAGATGATCCAGCGCGTCGCGCAGGACCACGGCGGCGTGTCGGTGTTCGCCGGTGTCGGCGAGCGCACCCGTGAGGGCAACGACCTCATCCACGAGATGGAGGAGGCGGGCGTCTTCGACAAGACCGCCCTCGTCTTCGGCCAGATGGACGAGCCGCCGGGGACGCGTCTGCGCGTGGCGCTCTCGGCCCTCACCATGGCCGAGTACTTCCGCGACGTGCAGAAGCAGGACGTGCTGCTGTTCATCGACAACATCTTCCGTTTCACGCAGGCCGGTTCCGAGGTCTCGACGCTGCTGGGACGTATGCCGTCCGCGGTGGGCTACCAGCCGAACCTCGCCGACGAGATGGGCGTGCTCCAGGAGCGCATCACCTCGACGCGCGGCCACTCGATCACCTCGCTGCAGGCGATCTACGTGCCCGCCGACGACTACACCGACCCGGCTCCTGCCACCACCTTCGCGCACCTGGATGCCACGACCGAGCTCTCCCGCGAGATCGCGTCGAAGGGTCTCTACCCGGCGGTCGACCCGCTGTCGTCGACCAGCCGCATCATGGACCCCCGATACCTGGGCGACGACCACTACCGCGTGGCCACCTCGGTGAAGGCGATCCTGCAGAAGAACAAGGAGCTCCAGGAGATCATCGCGATCCTCGGTGTCGACGAGCTCTCCGAGGAAGACAAGATCACCGTCTCCCGCGCGCGTCGCATCCAGCAGTTCCTCTCGCAGAACACCTACATGGCGAAGAAGTTCACGGGTGTCGAGGGCTCCACCGTGCCGCTGCGCGACACGATCGAGTCCTTCGACGCGATCGTGCGCGGCGACTTCGACCACGTGGCCGAGCAGGCGTTCTTCAACGTCGGATCGATCTCCGACGTCGAGGCGCGCTGGGCCGAGCTGCAGAAGGAGAACGGCTGA
- a CDS encoding DNA-3-methyladenine glycosylase I: protein MSASDLRVGDDGLARCGWVGDDAEYRRYHDEEWGFPLHGDRALFEKLSLEGFQAGLSWITILRRRPTFRAAFREFDIDAVAAFDETDIARLLADAGIIRNRAKVEATISNARITRELIAGDPGALDRLVWSFAPTARRNRPRGFAELPAVTPEATALSAALKKLGYRFVGPTTMYALMQSAGLVDDHLEGCWRAPESG from the coding sequence GTGAGCGCCTCGGACCTGCGCGTCGGCGATGACGGTCTCGCCCGCTGCGGCTGGGTGGGCGACGACGCCGAGTACCGCCGCTATCACGACGAGGAGTGGGGATTCCCGCTCCACGGTGATCGTGCCCTGTTCGAGAAGCTGAGCCTCGAGGGCTTCCAGGCGGGGCTGTCATGGATCACGATCCTGCGCCGACGCCCCACCTTCCGGGCCGCGTTCCGCGAGTTCGACATCGATGCCGTCGCCGCGTTCGACGAGACCGACATCGCGCGCCTCCTGGCCGATGCGGGCATCATCCGCAACCGCGCCAAGGTCGAGGCGACGATCTCCAACGCGCGGATCACGCGCGAGCTGATCGCGGGCGATCCCGGTGCCCTCGACCGGCTCGTCTGGTCGTTCGCGCCGACGGCCCGGCGGAACCGCCCGCGGGGGTTCGCCGAGCTTCCCGCCGTCACCCCGGAGGCGACGGCCCTCAGCGCGGCCCTCAAGAAGCTCGGCTACCGCTTCGTCGGCCCGACCACGATGTACGCGCTCATGCAATCCGCGGGGCTCGTCGACGATCACCTCGAGGGGTGCTGGCGCGCACCGGAGAGCGGCTAG
- a CDS encoding AAA family ATPase, whose product MLIVMAGLPAAGKSTIAEVVGNRRGIPVVSVDPIETAILAAGIDADQPTGLAAYLVAGAFADAVLAGDGSIIVDAVNAVSPAREQWVKLAERQKSDIRFIEVVCSDAQLHGQRLAARAERLAETALPGAFAVEQSLDEWEEWTGASGAIARITLDSVEPLGVNVERALAFLDR is encoded by the coding sequence ATGCTCATCGTGATGGCCGGTCTGCCCGCTGCGGGCAAGAGCACGATCGCCGAGGTCGTCGGCAACCGCCGGGGGATCCCGGTCGTCTCGGTCGATCCGATCGAGACGGCGATCCTCGCGGCGGGCATCGACGCCGACCAGCCCACCGGACTCGCGGCCTACCTGGTCGCCGGTGCCTTCGCGGATGCGGTCCTCGCGGGCGACGGGTCGATCATCGTCGACGCGGTCAACGCGGTCAGCCCGGCGCGCGAGCAGTGGGTGAAGCTCGCCGAGCGGCAGAAGTCCGACATCCGGTTCATCGAGGTCGTGTGCTCCGACGCGCAGCTGCACGGTCAACGGCTCGCGGCGCGTGCCGAGCGCCTCGCCGAGACCGCGCTTCCCGGCGCGTTCGCCGTCGAGCAGAGCCTCGACGAGTGGGAGGAGTGGACGGGGGCGAGCGGCGCGATCGCGCGCATCACCCTCGACTCGGTCGAGCCGCTCGGCGTCAACGTGGAACGCGCGCTCGCGTTCCTCGACCGCTGA
- a CDS encoding aldo/keto reductase — translation METRALGASGLAVTVVGLGCNNLGRPGTLTETQEGTDAVVTAALDAGVTFFDTADVYGAEYGLSERRLGEALRGRRDEAVIATKFGHQSMPSPLTALGSGGSRAYLRAAVEGSLTRLGTDRIDLYQLHTPDPHTPIEETLGALDELVREGKVRAIGHSNLDGTAIRAADDAAAAGGYTPFVSAQNEYNLLTRGAETDVLPAVRERGLGFLPFFPLANGLFTGKFSRTERPADTRIGRQRPHIAENAPWDAIEALEAFAAERGIGLLEVSYGWLLSRPELSSVIAGATRPEQVRANAAAGTRWRPDAEELARIDALFPLASSR, via the coding sequence ATGGAAACGCGCGCGCTCGGCGCCTCTGGACTCGCCGTCACCGTCGTCGGGCTCGGGTGCAACAACCTCGGCCGGCCCGGAACCCTCACCGAGACGCAGGAGGGCACGGACGCCGTCGTGACGGCCGCCCTCGACGCCGGCGTGACCTTCTTCGACACGGCCGACGTGTACGGCGCCGAGTACGGGCTGAGCGAACGCCGACTCGGCGAGGCGCTGCGCGGCCGCCGGGACGAGGCGGTCATCGCGACCAAGTTCGGACACCAGTCGATGCCGTCGCCGCTCACCGCGCTCGGCTCCGGTGGATCCCGCGCCTACCTCCGTGCTGCCGTCGAAGGCTCGCTCACCCGCCTCGGGACCGACCGCATCGATCTCTACCAGCTGCACACCCCCGATCCGCACACCCCCATCGAGGAGACCCTCGGCGCCCTCGACGAGCTCGTGCGCGAAGGCAAGGTGCGCGCGATCGGGCACTCCAACCTCGACGGCACCGCCATCCGAGCGGCCGACGACGCGGCCGCCGCGGGCGGCTACACGCCGTTCGTCTCGGCGCAGAACGAGTACAACCTGCTCACGCGCGGAGCCGAGACGGACGTGCTGCCCGCGGTGCGCGAGCGCGGCCTCGGATTCCTGCCGTTCTTCCCCCTCGCGAACGGCCTGTTCACGGGCAAGTTCAGCCGCACCGAACGCCCCGCCGACACGCGGATCGGGCGCCAGCGTCCGCATATCGCCGAGAACGCCCCGTGGGACGCGATCGAGGCGCTCGAGGCCTTCGCGGCGGAACGCGGGATCGGCCTGCTCGAGGTCAGCTACGGCTGGCTGCTGTCGCGCCCCGAGCTCTCGAGCGTCATCGCCGGTGCGACCCGTCCCGAGCAGGTGCGGGCGAACGCGGCCGCGGGAACCCGCTGGCGTCCGGATGCGGAGGAGCTCGCACGGATCGACGCGCTCTTCCCCCTCGCCAGTTCTCGCTGA
- a CDS encoding aspartate aminotransferase family protein: MTQTSHALSAQTEAQLQQKAKDHLWMHFARQSVLEEHGAPIIVKGEGHHIWDSHGTRYIDGLSGLFVVNAGHGRTRLAETAAKQAEELAFFPLWSYAHPSAIELADVLADHAPGDLNRVFFTTGGGEAVETAFKLAKYYWKLQGRPTKHKVISRYVAYHGTPQGALAITGIPAMKEMFEPVTPGGFRVPNTNFYRAAEMGYEGSSLEAFGQWAANRIEEMILFEGPETVAAVFLEPVQNSGGCFPPPPGYFQRVREICDRYDVLLVADEVITGFGRIGDMFASTTYDIRPDMITCAKGMTSGYSPIGACIVSDRLYEPFRHGTTAFYHGYTFGGHPVSSAVALENLRIFEEEGLVQNVKQNSPLFRAALERLTDLPIVGDVRGDGYFFGIELVKDKATRETFDDEESERLLRGFLSKALFDAGLYCRADDRGDPVVQLAPPLTIGPAEFDEIEGILRSVLTEAWSRL, translated from the coding sequence ATGACACAGACCTCTCATGCCCTGAGCGCGCAGACCGAGGCGCAGCTGCAGCAGAAGGCCAAGGACCACCTCTGGATGCATTTCGCACGCCAGTCGGTGCTCGAAGAGCACGGCGCCCCCATCATCGTGAAGGGGGAGGGGCACCACATCTGGGACTCGCACGGCACGCGCTACATCGACGGCCTCTCGGGCCTATTCGTCGTGAACGCCGGGCACGGCCGCACGCGGCTCGCCGAGACGGCCGCCAAGCAGGCGGAGGAGCTCGCCTTCTTCCCCCTGTGGTCCTACGCGCACCCGTCGGCCATCGAACTCGCCGACGTGCTCGCTGACCATGCGCCCGGCGACCTCAACCGCGTCTTCTTCACCACGGGCGGCGGCGAGGCCGTCGAGACGGCCTTCAAGCTCGCCAAGTACTACTGGAAGCTGCAGGGCCGGCCCACCAAGCACAAGGTCATCTCGCGCTACGTCGCCTACCACGGCACCCCCCAGGGCGCGCTCGCCATCACGGGCATCCCCGCGATGAAGGAGATGTTCGAGCCGGTCACCCCCGGCGGGTTCCGGGTGCCCAACACCAACTTCTACCGCGCCGCCGAGATGGGCTACGAGGGGTCCTCCCTCGAGGCCTTCGGGCAGTGGGCGGCGAACCGCATCGAGGAGATGATCCTCTTCGAGGGCCCCGAGACGGTCGCCGCGGTGTTCCTCGAGCCCGTGCAGAACTCGGGCGGATGCTTCCCGCCGCCGCCCGGATACTTCCAGCGGGTGCGCGAGATCTGCGACAGGTACGACGTGCTGCTCGTCGCGGACGAGGTCATCACGGGCTTCGGGCGCATCGGCGACATGTTCGCCTCGACGACGTACGACATCCGTCCCGACATGATCACCTGCGCGAAGGGCATGACGAGCGGCTACTCGCCGATCGGCGCCTGCATCGTGAGCGATCGGCTCTACGAGCCGTTCCGGCACGGCACGACGGCCTTCTACCACGGCTACACCTTCGGGGGGCACCCCGTGTCGTCGGCCGTCGCGCTCGAGAACCTGCGCATCTTCGAGGAGGAGGGGCTCGTGCAGAACGTCAAGCAGAACTCGCCCCTGTTCCGTGCCGCCCTCGAGCGGCTGACGGATCTGCCGATCGTGGGCGATGTGCGTGGCGACGGCTACTTCTTCGGCATCGAGCTCGTGAAGGACAAGGCCACTCGCGAGACCTTCGACGACGAGGAGTCGGAGCGGCTGCTGCGCGGATTCCTCTCGAAGGCGCTCTTCGACGCGGGCCTCTACTGCCGCGCCGACGACCGCGGCGATCCCGTCGTCCAGCTTGCTCCCCCGCTCACGATCGGCCCCGCCGAGTTCGACGAGATCGAGGGCATCCTGCGCTCCGTGCTCACCGAGGCCTGGTCGCGACTCTGA
- a CDS encoding F0F1 ATP synthase subunit gamma — MGAQLRVYRQKIRSAQTTKKITRAMELIAASRIQKALQRVSASAPYARAVTRAVSAVATYSNVGHVLTTEPEKIHRAAVVVFSSDRGLAGAFNANVLRASEELTTLLTEQGKEVVHYVIGRRGVSYFNFRKRTPERAWIGDTDTPSFATAQEIGEEIVARFVQPTAEGGVDEIHIVYNRFVSMLTQEPEVVRLLPLEVVEGVEEPGEAEIFPLYEFEPEPEAVLDALLPVYIESRIFNALLQSAASKQAATQKAMKAASDNADKLIRDYTRLANNARQAEITQQISEIVGGADALGSAK, encoded by the coding sequence ATGGGAGCCCAGCTTCGGGTCTACCGGCAGAAGATCCGCTCTGCCCAGACGACCAAGAAGATCACCCGTGCCATGGAGCTGATCGCGGCGAGCCGCATCCAGAAGGCACTGCAGCGGGTGTCGGCCTCTGCGCCGTACGCACGCGCGGTGACGCGCGCCGTCTCCGCGGTCGCGACCTACTCGAACGTGGGTCACGTGCTCACCACCGAGCCGGAGAAGATCCACCGCGCCGCCGTCGTGGTGTTCAGCTCCGACCGCGGCCTCGCGGGTGCCTTCAACGCGAACGTGCTGCGCGCCAGCGAAGAGCTCACCACCCTGCTCACCGAGCAGGGCAAGGAGGTCGTGCACTACGTGATCGGCCGCCGCGGGGTGAGCTACTTCAACTTCCGCAAGCGCACTCCGGAGCGCGCCTGGATCGGCGACACCGACACCCCGAGCTTCGCGACCGCACAGGAGATCGGCGAGGAGATCGTCGCCCGCTTCGTGCAGCCCACGGCGGAGGGCGGCGTCGACGAGATCCACATCGTCTACAACCGCTTCGTCTCGATGCTCACCCAGGAGCCGGAGGTCGTGCGGCTGCTGCCGCTCGAGGTCGTGGAGGGCGTCGAGGAGCCCGGCGAGGCCGAGATCTTCCCGCTCTACGAGTTCGAGCCGGAGCCCGAGGCGGTGCTCGACGCGCTGCTGCCGGTCTACATCGAGAGCCGCATCTTCAACGCCCTCCTGCAGTCGGCGGCCTCCAAGCAGGCGGCCACGCAGAAGGCGATGAAGGCCGCCTCCGACAATGCGGACAAGCTCATCCGCGACTACACCCGCCTCGCGAACAACGCGCGCCAGGCGGAGATCACCCAGCAGATTTCCGAGATCGTGGGCGGCGCTGACGCCCTCGGCTCGGCGAAGTAA
- a CDS encoding F0F1 ATP synthase subunit epsilon, which yields MALTVSVVSAERELWSGEATQVIARTTEGEIGILTGHEPILAILAPGESRVTAADGSVVTARVEDGFLSVQGDTVTIVAGTAELV from the coding sequence ATGGCCCTCACCGTCTCCGTCGTCTCGGCGGAACGCGAACTGTGGTCGGGCGAGGCCACGCAGGTCATCGCCCGCACCACCGAGGGCGAGATCGGCATCCTCACCGGGCACGAGCCCATCCTCGCGATCCTCGCCCCGGGCGAGTCGCGCGTGACGGCCGCCGACGGCAGCGTCGTGACCGCGCGCGTGGAGGACGGTTTCCTCTCGGTGCAGGGCGACACGGTCACGATCGTCGCGGGGACCGCCGAGCTGGTCTGA